Sequence from the Melitaea cinxia chromosome 18, ilMelCinx1.1, whole genome shotgun sequence genome:
cgctcggcgacagtgacttctcggaaatagactctaGCCATGCGAAGTTTATATCACTGAAAAGAAAAGagaaatatatatcattttgatcttaggatatatatcactcatttagctcttcagctcatttagctcagtgaaataattttataattcaaccAAAATGCAACCTTATGTGGtggtaaaaaaatactttttcgcttgttcaaagcaagacgattgagtctatgaccttgtgaaatatgaatcgaaaaGATACAGAGCCACAACTGactatctctctctttcgcaTGATAAACGCCATCGTCTGATCGAGTGGCTCACTAGCTCAGTCTCGTTTACTCCCGCTCAGTACGTCAATCTCTCGAAAATGAATCATAAGACTAGTGAgctggagatatatttgaaacgtaagtgagctgatgagagactagctcacttgaaaagagtgtttcatttgtatcactcactcatgagttacccaagtctaatagactccgatcagtcgctcgaacgatccgcatattgtatgagggcgagcggcctgtgttggtaaacaaatcgagtcaacacgaccgataatatttgtaatttgtaagtttaaaaaaggtttaaaagaactatatttttgaaggacgttgattcaatcgcgcaactagatttagtctagtgatcagtgcggctgcaactagttttattgtatgcatatgggcatttggccttataccttgacagaggggaacgcctgtacatgactactcccctccgtgttgctctgtGACTAAAACACGTGTGTTGACCACAGCTAACGCAAGCGGGatcctaaattttattttttctctgtGTAAAATTGAAAGTCTAAGTTTTGACATTTGCGAATATCTCTCATATCTCtggtatttattgttataaaacaatatagaaATAGATTATTTCAGTATTTTGTTTTCCAGTGTAGTCCCTGTAAATTCTTTGTTATATCCAAACTAAGATAAAAATGGGAAGCTTAGACAGAGGTGTATTGACTGGTTTTATATGTCGTTTATGTTCTGAAATGCATCGTGTTGTTCTTCACATTTATGGAGAAGAAGGCATACGATTATGTATATCTGAGAAAATCAATAGATATCTTTCAATAAacgtatgtatattattttcaagatttttattttcatttgcaaCTTTATCAATAAtgcttttataaatttaaattgcaataattttatatttttaggtgTCACGTTCAGATCCTCTACCCAAAACTATTTGCAAGAACTGTTTAGAACGCTTAGAAAATCAGCATAGGTTGGTAATGCGTATCGAACATGCAGCAAATATGTTAAAAGGACAAAGACGTGCCAGAGTAGGTCGCGGCTGCTATGTGAGCCTATGCGATAACTCCAATGGACCTCCACATCCTCctatacgaaaataaattattaataattttagtttgtattataaaattttattctatgaCTAGAATTAGTATTTATGTAAGATATAAAGCATTGGAAACTTTCAAAGATatctgaaaattaatttaaaaaatatctattatttctCATTAGAATAACGAAAATTTGACTAAATGTTTGTCACttttttgaaaacaaattacAAGCATTTGTGTATGGTAAGATGTCTAGACTTACctactacttattatttaagtgcttataataatttaaattagtcaTATAATTTCaagttgtaaatatttcaaaatacatgtataatctagttaatagtttattattattatgtaattttagaacaacttcattatcaaataataacattaacaagttaaaaagttgcaataatattaacaagtagtaattacattttgtaaaatataatttatattgataaaattaaatatagtgaGTCATATAAGTCATATAGTCTTTttgaattattctttttatttgtatgtatctaTAAAATTACGTTTACTCCCggctatttaaattaataaagttataaaagttatttgacCCTGTTGTATATttcttgttgtttttttaaaaattgtgaaaaatctATGTTTGATTTGTGCTAGTCATTTTATAGTAAGCAACATTTCaatgtaatttgtaattattcaTGTGGCGATGCTCTAGTT
This genomic interval carries:
- the LOC123662281 gene encoding uncharacterized protein LOC123662281 — protein: MGSLDRGVLTGFICRLCSEMHRVVLHIYGEEGIRLCISEKINRYLSINVSRSDPLPKTICKNCLERLENQHRLVMRIEHAANMLKGQRRARVGRGCYVSLCDNSNGPPHPPIRK